One window of the Runella slithyformis DSM 19594 genome contains the following:
- the pdhA gene encoding pyruvate dehydrogenase (acetyl-transferring) E1 component subunit alpha: MATKTKAAPAKTTHPKERYMYWYESMLLQRKFEEKAGQLYGQQKIRGFCHLYIGQEACSSGGVSALTKDDKWITAYRDHGIPLALGTDPKAIMAELYGKATGTTKGKGGSMHIFDKERNFVGGHGIVGAQIPMGAGIAFAEKYNKTTNLCICLFGDGAVRQGALHEAFNMAMTWKLPVIFVVENNGYAMGTSVNRTSNVTDLYTIGEAYDMPSEPVDGMDVEAVHEAVSRAAERARSGQGPTFLEFKTYRYRGHSMSDPQKYRTKEEVEEYKKRDPIEMVKDKILKNGIATEEDLAAIDAKIKQQVEESVKFAEESPWPDASEIFTDMYLQEDYPFIMD; encoded by the coding sequence ATGGCAACCAAAACCAAAGCGGCACCCGCAAAAACTACCCACCCCAAAGAACGATATATGTACTGGTATGAGTCAATGCTGCTTCAGCGTAAGTTTGAAGAGAAAGCAGGACAACTCTACGGTCAACAGAAAATACGCGGCTTCTGCCACCTGTACATCGGTCAGGAAGCATGCTCTTCGGGCGGTGTAAGTGCATTGACAAAAGATGACAAGTGGATAACCGCTTACCGCGACCACGGTATTCCGTTGGCTTTGGGTACTGACCCTAAAGCCATCATGGCTGAATTGTACGGAAAAGCAACGGGAACCACCAAAGGAAAAGGCGGATCTATGCACATTTTTGATAAAGAGCGCAATTTCGTGGGCGGTCACGGCATCGTAGGTGCGCAGATCCCTATGGGAGCGGGCATTGCCTTTGCCGAAAAATACAACAAAACCACTAACCTCTGCATTTGTCTTTTTGGTGACGGCGCGGTACGCCAAGGGGCTTTGCATGAAGCCTTTAACATGGCTATGACGTGGAAACTGCCCGTTATTTTTGTCGTAGAAAACAACGGCTATGCCATGGGAACATCGGTCAACCGTACTTCCAACGTGACCGACCTTTATACCATTGGCGAGGCCTATGATATGCCTTCCGAGCCGGTGGATGGAATGGACGTAGAAGCGGTACATGAGGCTGTCAGCCGTGCAGCAGAGCGCGCCCGCAGCGGACAGGGCCCTACCTTTTTAGAATTCAAAACGTATCGTTACCGTGGGCACTCCATGTCTGACCCGCAGAAATACCGTACCAAAGAAGAAGTCGAGGAATACAAAAAGCGCGACCCGATCGAAATGGTCAAAGATAAAATCCTGAAAAACGGTATTGCCACCGAAGAAGACCTGGCTGCTATTGATGCCAAAATCAAGCAGCAGGTGGAAGAATCCGTAAAATTTGCCGAAGAATCTCCCTGGCCTGATGCCTCTGAAATTTTTACGGATATGTATCTACAGGAGGATTATCCTTTTATAATGGATTAA
- a CDS encoding inositol oxygenase family protein encodes MNSTQYTDAEIAPLASLDEWEDDLILRYPDPDSLAQAKAKEEFRNYDDPARDTVKEFYRLNHKYQTYDFVMEKRQDFLKFNKKEMTLWDSFEFLNTLVDDSDPDIALDQLQHLLQTSEAIRADGHPDWFVLTGLLHDMGKVLCLFGEPQWAVVGDTFPVGCQHSDKIVYPEFFAANPDSTDERFNTKYGVYEPNCGLRNVHMSWGHDEYLYQMTKNYLPESALYMIRYHSFYAQHRENAYTHLMDEHDHEYFKWVKVFNPYDLYTKSPKVPDWNELRPYYEDLAAKYLPSTLKF; translated from the coding sequence ATGAATTCTACGCAATACACCGACGCCGAAATCGCTCCATTAGCCAGTTTGGACGAGTGGGAAGACGACCTTATTCTACGTTATCCCGATCCCGACAGCCTCGCACAAGCCAAGGCCAAAGAAGAGTTTCGTAATTACGACGATCCTGCCCGTGATACCGTAAAAGAGTTTTATCGTCTTAATCACAAGTATCAGACGTACGATTTTGTGATGGAAAAACGTCAGGATTTTCTCAAGTTTAACAAGAAAGAAATGACCCTGTGGGATTCCTTTGAGTTTCTGAATACCCTGGTGGATGATTCTGACCCGGATATTGCTCTGGACCAACTCCAACACCTGTTACAAACTTCGGAAGCTATCCGTGCCGATGGCCACCCTGATTGGTTTGTGTTAACGGGTTTGCTGCACGACATGGGAAAAGTACTTTGCCTGTTTGGTGAGCCCCAATGGGCCGTAGTGGGCGATACTTTTCCGGTAGGTTGCCAACATTCTGACAAAATCGTTTATCCCGAATTTTTTGCGGCCAATCCTGATTCTACCGACGAGCGTTTCAACACGAAATACGGTGTTTACGAGCCAAACTGCGGCTTGCGCAACGTCCACATGTCATGGGGTCACGACGAGTATTTGTACCAAATGACTAAAAATTATTTGCCTGAGTCAGCTTTGTACATGATTCGTTATCACTCTTTTTATGCACAACACCGTGAAAATGCGTACACACACCTGATGGATGAGCACGACCACGAATATTTCAAATGGGTGAAAGTTTTCAATCCGTATGATTTGTACACAAAATCGCCTAAAGTTCCTGATTGGAACGAGCTTAGACCTTATTATGAAGACTTAGCCGCGAAATATTTGCCTTCCACATTAAAATTTTAA
- the recF gene encoding DNA replication/repair protein RecF (All proteins in this family for which functions are known are DNA-binding proteins that assist the filamentation of RecA onto DNA for the initiation of recombination or recombinational repair.) yields the protein MPQLYLEKLHLTYFRNYEEGRFEFSPGLNCIVGENGSGKTNLLDAIYWLGLTKSAFQVQDAFSIRHEADFMLIDGVFRKNFREIQITCSLQRGQRKVMLSDKKPYERISDHIGEFPIVLVAPNDTDLVREGSEERRRFFDGVLSQLDQLYLQDLLQYNKLLAQRNSLLKIFYERHYVDDVLLDTYDESLIALANRIFDRRQRFLLEFEPLVQQYYGFLGESREAVAVLYESEMEDLQFREHFRRHRPRDLQTQRTYMGAHKDDFRFEMGEVALKKFGSQGQQKSFVLALKLAQFELLSVEKELKPLLLLDDIFDKLDDRRIQKLIELIENGTFGQVFLTDARPERTRDLLRDIKAEVKFFEINSEG from the coding sequence ATGCCACAGCTATACTTAGAAAAACTCCATTTGACGTACTTCAGGAATTATGAAGAGGGGCGTTTTGAGTTTAGTCCCGGGCTCAATTGCATCGTGGGGGAGAATGGATCCGGAAAAACCAACCTGCTGGATGCTATTTACTGGCTGGGGCTGACCAAGAGCGCGTTTCAGGTGCAGGATGCGTTCAGTATCCGGCACGAGGCTGATTTTATGCTTATTGACGGAGTTTTTCGCAAAAATTTCCGGGAGATACAGATCACCTGCAGCCTGCAACGCGGCCAGCGAAAAGTGATGCTGTCTGACAAAAAACCGTACGAGCGCATCAGTGATCACATCGGAGAATTTCCGATCGTACTGGTGGCACCCAACGACACCGATCTGGTGCGGGAAGGCAGTGAAGAGCGTCGGCGCTTTTTTGACGGCGTACTGTCCCAACTGGACCAATTGTATTTGCAGGATCTGCTTCAATACAATAAACTGCTGGCGCAGCGCAACAGCCTTCTGAAGATTTTTTACGAGCGTCATTACGTTGATGATGTGCTATTGGACACGTATGACGAATCACTCATTGCGCTGGCCAACCGTATCTTTGACCGAAGACAGCGATTTTTGCTCGAATTTGAACCTTTGGTGCAGCAGTATTACGGTTTTTTGGGGGAGAGCCGGGAAGCGGTAGCTGTGCTGTATGAATCTGAAATGGAAGACTTGCAATTCAGGGAACATTTCCGTCGCCATCGGCCACGTGATCTGCAAACGCAACGTACCTACATGGGTGCGCACAAAGATGATTTTCGGTTTGAAATGGGAGAGGTTGCCCTGAAAAAATTCGGTTCGCAGGGACAACAGAAGTCGTTTGTGCTGGCGCTCAAATTGGCCCAGTTTGAGTTGTTATCGGTCGAAAAAGAGTTGAAGCCATTGTTGCTGTTGGACGATATCTTCGATAAGTTGGATGACCGTCGCATCCAAAAACTCATTGAACTCATTGAAAACGGTACCTTCGGTCAGGTATTCCTAACCGATGCCCGCCCCGAGCGAACGCGGGATTTGTTGAGAGATATCAAAGCGGAGGTAAAGTTTTTTGAGATTAATTCTGAAGGATAA
- a CDS encoding LacI family DNA-binding transcriptional regulator produces the protein MASDRPVTIKDIARKFKCSPSTVSRALNNHPLINEDTRKNLQEYAQKVGYQRNSVSLSLLNKRTGTLGVIVPSLNHQHETAIIDGLQSVLQPQGYLMNICVSNESYLLEKEYVEKLLANRVEGIFLSISQETYDSGHYEHLESIIQRKVPLIFIDREYEGFEASRVTIDDYYGAFAATEHLIKMGCQRIAHLKGPQGLSITEQRFHGYIDCLRKYQFPIEEELIVSTNFQVESAIIPTQRLMELPQPPDGIFGVNDQVAIGAMNVVREKSFQVPGQVAIVGFDDSPISAYISPPLTTVRRPGKQIGAEASRIFLNQTKENPVTLENLVLPAALVIRESSLRG, from the coding sequence ATGGCATCTGACCGACCCGTTACCATTAAAGACATCGCCCGCAAATTCAAGTGTTCCCCTTCTACCGTATCCAGGGCCTTGAACAATCATCCCTTAATTAATGAGGATACTCGCAAAAATTTACAGGAATACGCCCAAAAAGTAGGTTATCAGCGCAATTCGGTATCGTTGAGCTTGCTTAACAAACGCACCGGGACATTGGGCGTTATTGTCCCTTCCCTCAATCATCAACATGAAACGGCTATCATTGACGGGCTTCAGTCAGTGCTGCAACCGCAGGGTTATTTAATGAATATTTGCGTAAGCAATGAGAGTTATCTACTTGAAAAAGAATACGTAGAAAAATTATTAGCCAACCGGGTAGAAGGGATTTTCTTGTCTATATCACAGGAAACATACGATTCAGGCCATTATGAACACCTCGAAAGTATAATACAACGCAAAGTACCTCTAATTTTTATTGACCGCGAATACGAAGGTTTTGAAGCAAGTCGTGTTACAATAGATGATTATTACGGAGCTTTTGCGGCAACCGAGCATTTAATCAAAATGGGCTGTCAGCGCATTGCGCATTTAAAAGGGCCCCAGGGTTTATCCATTACCGAGCAGCGATTTCATGGCTACATAGACTGCCTCAGGAAATATCAATTCCCCATTGAAGAAGAGTTAATTGTCAGCACCAATTTTCAGGTTGAAAGCGCGATTATCCCCACGCAGCGTCTTATGGAACTTCCGCAACCTCCGGATGGCATTTTTGGAGTAAATGATCAGGTAGCCATCGGAGCGATGAATGTGGTACGGGAGAAAAGTTTTCAAGTACCCGGCCAAGTAGCCATAGTAGGGTTTGACGATTCGCCTATTTCAGCTTATATTTCTCCACCGCTTACAACTGTCAGGCGCCCGGGCAAGCAAATCGGAGCGGAAGCTTCCCGTATTTTTTTAAATCAGACCAAAGAAAACCCTGTAACTCTTGAAAATCTTGTGTTGCCGGCAGCTTTGGTTATTCGTGAATCATCGCTTCGGGGTTGA
- the purE gene encoding 5-(carboxyamino)imidazole ribonucleotide mutase, with protein MVGIIMGSISDLKVMQEAADMLKEFGIGYEIDIVSAHRTPEKMVEYGKSARSRGLKVIIAGAGGAAHLPGMIASLTSLPVIGVPVKSSNSIDGWDSVLSILQMPSGVPVATVALNGARNAGILAAQIIGTSNETMGTILDRYKEELKDKVAEMSLEAQKINAQK; from the coding sequence ATGGTAGGAATTATAATGGGCAGCATTTCGGATTTGAAAGTAATGCAGGAGGCAGCCGATATGTTAAAAGAATTTGGGATTGGTTACGAAATAGATATTGTCTCCGCCCATCGCACTCCTGAAAAAATGGTGGAATACGGAAAAAGCGCCCGCTCCCGAGGCCTGAAAGTAATCATTGCAGGAGCAGGAGGAGCTGCACACCTACCCGGTATGATCGCCTCATTGACTTCATTGCCGGTGATAGGCGTTCCGGTAAAGAGCAGTAACTCTATTGATGGCTGGGATTCTGTTCTTTCGATTTTGCAAATGCCTTCGGGGGTGCCTGTAGCTACGGTAGCTTTAAACGGGGCACGCAACGCGGGCATATTAGCCGCTCAAATAATTGGTACCTCAAATGAAACAATGGGCACTATACTTGACCGGTATAAAGAAGAACTCAAAGACAAAGTGGCGGAAATGAGTCTGGAAGCACAAAAAATAAACGCGCAGAAATGA
- a CDS encoding ROK family transcriptional regulator gives MFDSTTSPEVDILPKTSVVDYKKSQHRRRILTELYRSGTCSIAEMARVIHSSVPSVTGIVEEMVEEKWIVPVGTGITKQGRKPVLFSLSTERYYSIVLDVNTHDTKILILNLKNEVILRRDFNLRLEDSSQFLKSLVDATEQVLGESNLRYDDFMAMGVSVAGLVDARKGFNFTYRSLNQNESFGAYLENYFKFPVYVINDTKATTLGEHRFGLAQGKDHVLAIYIDWGVGLGVILNGEVFQGASGFAGELGHIQVVPNGELCHCGKVGCLDTITSAASLIRRIKKGLAEGRISRLSAIEVEKIDAETIIDAAWQGDSFAIDILHEIGMELGKGLSIAIHLFNPEIIIVDGIVAKAGAFITNPIEQAINKYCLTDFRNNLTVVISQLGQEAKWLGTQAYVVEKIIESN, from the coding sequence ATGTTTGATTCCACTACTTCGCCTGAGGTTGATATCCTGCCCAAAACTTCTGTCGTTGACTACAAGAAAAGTCAACACCGTCGTCGCATTCTTACTGAATTATACCGATCCGGAACCTGCTCCATCGCTGAGATGGCCCGGGTCATTCACAGCAGTGTACCGTCAGTGACGGGTATTGTGGAAGAGATGGTGGAGGAAAAATGGATCGTGCCGGTCGGGACCGGAATAACCAAGCAGGGGCGTAAACCTGTCTTATTTAGCCTCAGTACAGAGCGCTATTACTCCATTGTGTTGGATGTGAATACGCATGACACCAAAATCCTGATTCTTAATCTTAAAAATGAAGTGATCTTACGGCGTGATTTTAATCTGCGCTTAGAAGATTCTTCTCAGTTTTTGAAAAGCCTCGTCGATGCCACCGAGCAGGTTTTGGGGGAGTCAAACCTCCGCTACGATGATTTTATGGCCATGGGGGTTTCGGTGGCCGGATTGGTCGATGCCCGCAAAGGGTTCAACTTTACATATCGCAGTTTGAACCAAAATGAGTCATTTGGGGCGTATTTAGAAAATTATTTTAAATTTCCCGTCTACGTCATCAATGATACCAAAGCCACCACCCTCGGCGAGCACCGTTTTGGGTTGGCACAGGGCAAAGATCATGTGTTGGCTATTTATATTGATTGGGGAGTTGGGCTTGGGGTGATCTTAAACGGTGAAGTATTTCAGGGAGCTTCGGGTTTTGCAGGCGAGCTGGGTCATATTCAGGTAGTGCCCAACGGCGAGTTGTGCCATTGCGGAAAAGTAGGCTGCCTGGACACCATCACCTCGGCGGCTTCGCTGATCCGCCGTATCAAAAAAGGATTGGCTGAAGGACGCATTTCGCGGTTATCGGCCATTGAAGTGGAAAAAATAGATGCTGAAACCATCATTGATGCCGCTTGGCAGGGTGATTCATTCGCGATCGATATTCTTCACGAGATAGGAATGGAGCTTGGAAAAGGATTATCCATTGCCATACACCTGTTTAATCCGGAGATTATCATCGTCGATGGTATTGTGGCAAAAGCGGGGGCGTTTATTACTAACCCCATTGAGCAGGCCATTAATAAATATTGCTTAACCGATTTCCGGAATAACCTGACGGTGGTCATTTCACAATTGGGTCAGGAAGCCAAATGGCTTGGTACTCAAGCATATGTGGTAGAAAAAATAATAGAAAGTAATTAA
- a CDS encoding MlaE family ABC transporter permease, with amino-acid sequence MKTLGNYFIFLGNLFSNREKFRVYIKLIVDECSEIGINSVFIVSIVATFLGAVTCVQTADNLVSPFVPNYIISLIVRDSSILEFAPTITCVVLSGKVGSHIAGGLGTMRITEQIDALEVMGINSVSYLVLPKIIASIITFPMLVILSGFLSILGGYLAGIATNVISPEDYIRGLRSDFRPFNIPFAIIKSVVFAFLITSISSFKGYFTRGGALEVGQASTAAVTNSCIAVLVADYLLAQLLLLD; translated from the coding sequence ATGAAAACGTTAGGAAATTATTTTATTTTTCTGGGTAACTTATTCAGTAACCGCGAAAAATTTCGAGTCTATATCAAGTTGATTGTTGATGAGTGTTCGGAAATCGGCATCAATTCCGTTTTCATTGTTTCGATCGTTGCTACATTTCTGGGTGCGGTTACCTGCGTCCAAACGGCCGACAACCTGGTCAGCCCTTTTGTTCCCAACTACATCATTTCACTGATCGTGCGCGACAGCAGCATTCTGGAATTTGCGCCAACCATTACCTGCGTTGTGTTATCCGGCAAAGTAGGTTCGCACATTGCGGGCGGCTTAGGCACCATGCGCATCACCGAACAAATTGATGCGCTCGAAGTAATGGGCATCAATTCGGTTTCTTATTTGGTTTTGCCAAAGATCATTGCCTCCATCATCACGTTTCCGATGTTGGTCATCCTTTCGGGCTTTCTATCCATTTTAGGCGGTTATTTGGCAGGAATTGCCACCAACGTGATTTCACCTGAAGATTATATACGCGGTCTTCGTTCGGATTTTCGTCCGTTCAACATTCCTTTTGCCATCATTAAATCTGTCGTTTTTGCATTTTTGATCACCTCTATTTCTTCCTTCAAGGGATACTTTACCCGGGGCGGGGCATTGGAAGTAGGGCAGGCATCCACGGCGGCCGTTACCAATAGCTGTATAGCCGTGTTAGTTGCCGATTATCTTTTAGCACAATTGTTGCTCTTAGATTAA
- a CDS encoding LysM peptidoglycan-binding domain-containing protein gives MSENENRNRRPEESSKLPYLSLGVLVLMIAGLLYVGYEYIADDAADVDQLLNTPLDTTGRELQPIPYENNQLTTTSPTTKDNTETEAKEDKVTAATQEEDLLASPTPRPADEEEPKKAEEKVPEKPKETAKPVAVNPGGIEITHTVQSGETFYGIANRYNLKSGTLKGINPDIKDENTDVKSGVTRIKVRVQAVHTVGPGDILRVVAEKYGITVQQLMAANKKTKNFTERGEKLIIPFPEKK, from the coding sequence ATGTCAGAAAACGAAAATAGAAATCGTCGCCCCGAAGAATCATCAAAGCTGCCTTATCTTTCGTTAGGAGTTCTGGTTTTGATGATTGCAGGGCTATTATACGTTGGTTACGAATACATTGCCGACGATGCCGCCGATGTGGATCAACTCTTGAATACACCTCTGGATACCACCGGCAGGGAACTACAGCCGATTCCTTACGAAAACAATCAGCTAACAACAACCTCTCCCACAACGAAAGATAACACCGAAACTGAGGCAAAAGAAGATAAAGTAACCGCTGCCACTCAGGAAGAAGACCTCCTTGCTAGTCCTACCCCTCGGCCTGCCGACGAAGAAGAGCCTAAAAAGGCTGAAGAAAAAGTCCCTGAAAAGCCCAAAGAAACCGCTAAGCCGGTCGCCGTCAATCCGGGAGGTATCGAAATTACCCATACGGTTCAGAGTGGTGAGACCTTTTATGGTATTGCTAACCGTTACAACCTGAAAAGCGGAACGTTGAAAGGGATCAATCCCGATATAAAAGATGAGAACACCGATGTAAAATCGGGGGTGACGCGCATTAAAGTTCGCGTCCAGGCCGTCCATACGGTTGGCCCTGGCGATATTTTGCGGGTAGTGGCAGAAAAGTACGGTATAACCGTTCAGCAATTGATGGCTGCCAACAAGAAGACAAAAAATTTTACCGAACGCGGAGAAAAGCTGATCATTCCTTTTCCGGAGAAAAAGTAA
- a CDS encoding acetyltransferase produces the protein MENPVLIFGAKGLGLVALDIFQRNNVVVYGLLDDDPNLHHTQIGEYTVLGNTDDDGFLKLIGKKCEAFVAIEARTERKDLVEMLNERRSVMPVNAIHDTAVISSFAEIGHGNLIGARVTFSPKAVLGHHSILHTGVSVEHDAIVGNYVNIGAGSVIGSGAVIEHDVFVGSGATIVSGVKIGKGASIGAGSVVVENVPAGSRVFGNPAKKV, from the coding sequence ATGGAGAACCCGGTATTAATTTTTGGCGCTAAAGGCTTAGGCTTGGTAGCATTAGATATTTTTCAGCGCAACAACGTAGTCGTTTATGGTCTCTTGGATGATGACCCCAATTTGCACCATACCCAAATCGGAGAGTACACTGTTTTAGGAAATACGGACGACGATGGGTTTTTAAAATTAATCGGAAAAAAATGCGAAGCTTTTGTAGCCATAGAAGCGCGCACCGAACGGAAAGACCTGGTCGAAATGCTAAATGAGCGCCGCAGTGTCATGCCCGTGAATGCCATTCATGATACGGCGGTCATATCTTCCTTTGCGGAGATCGGTCACGGCAATTTGATCGGTGCCCGCGTAACGTTCAGCCCAAAGGCCGTGTTGGGTCACCATTCCATTTTGCATACGGGCGTATCGGTAGAGCATGATGCCATTGTAGGGAATTACGTCAACATCGGAGCCGGCAGTGTTATCGGAAGCGGTGCCGTCATTGAACATGACGTTTTTGTCGGCTCAGGTGCAACCATTGTATCAGGTGTAAAAATCGGCAAAGGAGCCAGCATTGGAGCCGGCTCAGTGGTCGTTGAAAATGTTCCGGCGGGTAGCCGGGTGTTTGGCAATCCGGCGAAGAAGGTCTGA
- a CDS encoding UDP-2,3-diacylglucosamine diphosphatase has protein sequence MKSNLQFRTIVISDLHLGTKGSKAKEVTNFLKQYKCQKLILNGDIIDGWQLRKYGEWKKKHTAFFKTVLKMMDEHNMKVIYLRGNHDDFLDRIMPLRLGKQFQIRKDYILKSGSKRYYVTHGDVFDSITTNLKWLAYLGDVGYTLLLWVNKLYNHYRAWQGLPYYSLSQVIKQRVKAAVSYISDFEEKLTEMARSRNCDGIICGHIHQPAIRQMDGVVYMNSGDWVESLSALVEDHTGNWSLIYYNEQEVKPSAEPTISEFFGRKERLAKVS, from the coding sequence ATGAAAAGCAACCTCCAATTTCGTACGATTGTCATCTCTGACCTTCACTTAGGAACCAAAGGTTCCAAAGCCAAAGAAGTCACAAACTTCTTAAAGCAATACAAATGCCAAAAATTGATTCTCAACGGGGATATCATTGATGGATGGCAACTGAGAAAATACGGTGAATGGAAGAAAAAACATACCGCTTTTTTCAAAACAGTGCTGAAAATGATGGACGAGCATAATATGAAGGTAATCTATCTGCGCGGCAACCATGATGATTTTTTGGACCGGATTATGCCGCTTCGCTTGGGGAAGCAGTTCCAGATCCGTAAGGATTATATTCTTAAATCGGGGTCTAAGCGGTATTATGTCACCCACGGAGATGTGTTTGACAGCATCACAACCAATCTGAAATGGTTAGCTTACCTCGGCGATGTTGGCTATACGTTATTGTTGTGGGTCAATAAATTGTACAATCATTATCGTGCCTGGCAGGGGCTTCCTTACTATTCGTTGTCACAGGTCATAAAGCAGCGTGTCAAAGCTGCCGTAAGCTATATTTCTGATTTTGAGGAAAAACTCACCGAAATGGCCCGTTCCCGAAACTGTGATGGAATTATCTGCGGCCATATTCATCAACCGGCTATCCGACAGATGGACGGGGTGGTATACATGAACTCAGGCGATTGGGTGGAGTCATTGAGTGCATTGGTGGAAGATCACACCGGCAATTGGAGTTTAATCTACTACAACGAGCAGGAAGTGAAGCCCTCGGCAGAGCCAACGATTTCTGAGTTTTTTGGAAGGAAAGAGCGTTTGGCAAAGGTAAGTTAA
- a CDS encoding sterol desaturase family protein, giving the protein MTNELEQTIIQLTTPFYILLIGFEAFISHWQHRKYYTWRDTLTNLMLMLFNGGLDLAFRAVYVVILVAFYQYRVTEISNVYAYWIVLFFAEDFMFYVLHVVDHYSRLFWAVHVTHHSSEYFNLTTGFRSSVFQPLYRFIYFIPLVLVGFKPADIVLMYSITQTYGIIVHTNYVGKSGWLGYVFVTPSHHRVHHASNIVYLDKNMGMCLIIWDRIFGTFQEELEEEPVRYGLTKSLEDKSLTNTVFHEWKAIAEDLKREVDWKTKVKYVVNPPGWSHDGSSQTSNELREIEAKNLNPEAMIHE; this is encoded by the coding sequence ATGACTAACGAATTAGAACAAACCATTATTCAACTTACAACGCCTTTTTATATCTTACTGATTGGGTTTGAGGCTTTTATAAGTCATTGGCAGCATCGTAAGTATTATACTTGGCGGGATACCCTGACCAACCTCATGTTGATGCTTTTTAACGGAGGGCTGGATTTAGCATTTCGGGCCGTCTATGTCGTAATTTTAGTGGCATTTTATCAATACCGTGTTACTGAGATCAGTAACGTCTACGCCTATTGGATAGTGCTGTTTTTTGCCGAAGATTTTATGTTTTATGTTTTGCATGTAGTGGATCATTACAGCCGTTTATTTTGGGCAGTCCACGTAACGCATCATTCATCCGAATACTTCAATCTCACCACGGGTTTTCGCTCTTCGGTGTTTCAGCCCTTGTATCGGTTTATCTATTTTATCCCCTTGGTATTGGTTGGCTTCAAGCCTGCCGATATTGTGTTAATGTATTCAATCACACAGACGTACGGAATCATTGTTCATACCAACTACGTCGGAAAATCAGGCTGGCTTGGGTATGTATTCGTGACCCCATCGCATCATCGTGTACACCATGCTTCCAACATAGTCTATTTGGATAAAAACATGGGAATGTGCCTCATTATCTGGGATCGGATTTTCGGTACTTTTCAGGAAGAACTGGAGGAAGAACCCGTTCGCTATGGCTTGACGAAATCATTGGAAGATAAAAGCTTAACCAATACCGTCTTTCACGAATGGAAAGCCATTGCCGAGGATTTGAAGCGCGAAGTGGACTGGAAGACAAAAGTAAAATACGTTGTGAATCCACCGGGTTGGTCACACGATGGAAGTTCGCAGACGAGTAATGAGTTGAGAGAAATAGAGGCAAAGAATCTCAACCCCGAAGCGATGATTCACGAATAA